The Arachis hypogaea cultivar Tifrunner chromosome 14, arahy.Tifrunner.gnm2.J5K5, whole genome shotgun sequence DNA window ACAATATGACTTAATTTCGAGTGTATCTAGACAATATTTTGAACTAAGTACTCATCAATGTATATCCAGATCCTATAACACTCAACATGAATGTGGGACTGAAATTTTACCCACCTTAGTGTTAAAACGCAAAATGTAACAACCTAGTCTGTTTTGACATTACGGTCTCAcgattttattcttaaaaaaggACTAAAAAAATCACTCAACTCATCAAAAtgtattcataaaaaaatatttatatttttataagatattttttattttaaataaattaacaattagGTCATAAAAATTTCGATTTCGATGTCAGACTAATTAATCTTTAAAAAGAAGTTTCAATTTGGTCCTCCAAGATAGCAAACGGATGACACATGATGTTCTCTTATCAATTTATCAACTAAAACTTAACGGTGATACTTATATGTACTGTTAAATACTTTGGTGTGTCTATCTACAAAAGATAGTCATGTAGATAACAACTTTTGGAGCGAAATTTCACTTATTTTTTATAGGATTTGTGATAAATGAAAAGCAGTTGATAAAggatatataaaaatacaaaagataATAAATGCTTCACTGTCCAAAACTACATCGTTTTTCTGCTTATGTAACAGTAACGAAACATGTACCATTGTAATTCTGTAAATAATGAATATAtggacaattccattttgtttcGCACTATTTATTGACAGAAGAATATACATGTCCACTGTTTGTTATTTTAGAGGACctaattaatacttttttttttattcaaaaattaattaatccaAAATTAATATCTTTAAACATCTGATTGTCActctattcttttatttttcattttaatcatcGTAAGACTTTGTTAAAAAAGGAGATATCTCGTCCCTCTCCTTGTCTAAAAATTCAATGTTGCAAGTTTTTTCAGCATGGCATAAAATTATTCAACAGAATTAGTAGTCCTTACTAAGTACTGACCATCATAAGTAGTAAAGTGAAAAATGTGACTTTGaattgttcttttatgttaatTAACAAAATCCATGTTAAGCCCAAAACAAGGTCTGATTGATTATTAATTATTCAGAGGAATTATTAGCCCCTTCCACACATAACATGTGTGTGGATACACCAAAAAACATATATGTTGTGATAAACACTAAGCAGCCTGAAGAGCGTGAATCTTACTGATTGTTTTATGCAATCACATACAAATTAGATTAAGCCACATCAGATTTATTCTTTAATGATTGGCAGTTTCAGAACCGTTACTATACTATACACACAgtattctctctcttctctttttgtcccacaatatttttttaatttgaaaggttaaaaattaatttatcattaaGGACCAATATGCATACATTGGACTAGGACATCTGTTCATGCCTAATGGCTTCTCCAACATAGCTTGTGTTACTTGTGGTTGCTGccaccaaattaaattaaatctatAATTGGATATTGTATCGATTTTTTTTCACATATCactacaataaaaattatttttagcagTAATTTTTTAGTGACAATAATATAATGatcaatatattttaattaatttatatttttacgataattataaatttatcgtTATTACtgcatattttaatttaatggtatttgtatattttttataattattaaacaaaaatttttattagttattatataatTGTCGCTAAAATTTTTTAGCAACAAAATATAAGACGATTAATATCCAATTGCCAGTAATTAAATCTATTAgcagttatttttattattattaaaaataaaataaataactattaaaaataatttttctagtaATATATCCAAATTACCTAAGACTATGTCATGACTAACATGCTCCCAGGCAAGAACTCTTTTATGGATTTTACGTCAGTTTTTGCAccgactttctttttctttttatatgttttgcatgattcttttagcataagtttttttttccttcatgcttaaattttttattttgatattcaataaaaattaaattctagaatttttttttatcataaaagctTTGATactatatcaaaaaataaatcatttcttttaaaaatttaagtttaaaaaaaactacacatgaataattatatttcaaaCACACTTAATTCagctatttttttaagaataagtattatttcaacttattttcttatattcttattctttattttgtttatatgtaTTTAGACGCCCATCTATCTAGACATTCTTATTTTTATGCTATATTAAGTTTCTGTTTATGCTCATTTTTTGTCGTTTAACATTTCATTTTATATAACACAACTGGGTTAATAATAAtgcgataattttttttttaattttaaatatattttttttcacgtGCCAAACTAGCCATATCAAAACTTTTTTTTGTATGGTAATCGGTGGTTATTTAATTTGGAAATGTGTTTTATAATTCGTGAATATGGTGTAATGAGATCCATGTGATTAAGTTGGCCAATCATCCTATCAGATCATTAAACATAATCATCACTCAGAGTACCACAATCATAAATACATATAACACTACAGATAAAAAAACCAATCTGCTGGTACCTCCAGCAATGCTATCAACCATCGAAAGAATCACAACCATTCCACTCTTTGTAGCTCAACACCGTCCTTATTTGAATGAAGTCAATACTTGCTCTTTGATTATTGAATATTCTGGCATTACGTTCCAACCAGATGTTCTAGATCACTGCAAAGAACGCTGTCATCCACATCTTCTGCCTTTGTCTTCTGTTGTGCATGCCAATCCAACTCCCAAACAGTTCTTTCATGGTTCCAGGAATAACTCATTCTCTACCAAAGGATCGCAACCAAGAGTACCACACCTGCCATATTACCTCACACCGAAGAAATAAATGCTCAACAGTTTCTATCCCCATGTGGCACAGGACGCAAATATTATCACTATGAATAACAACTCCTAATCTAGTCAACCTCTCCTTAGTATTAATTCTACCAACTAGTACAAACCATCCAAAAAGCTCAATTCTTGGTGGTACCAGGCCTCTCCATAGCGCACTTGTGAAGCTATAGCTCGTGATCTCATCTGACAACGTCTCCGTTTGGATTACCTGTAGAAAGGATTTTGTGGAAAAGACACCTGTATTATCAAATTTCCACACAACAATATCCTCGCTCTCAGATGACAGCTTTACTGGCTTTAACCGCTCATGAAGTTGATGGACAAGTTCTAGCTCCCATTGGAACAACTCCCTCCTCCATTGAAAATTCTATATCCACTCTAACCCTTCCCAAAACCCATAGTCCCCAATTACAGATCCTTGTTggcttgaaatagagaagagtCTTGGAAAATTCACTTTCAGAGGACCACCCTGAACCCAATTATCTTCCCAAAATCAGGTTTTCCTGCCATTGCCGACTTCCATCGCCAAACCACTCACCATTTTCTCTTTCACCCTTTGCTCTTTGATATTCAGCTGGCATATGTCCTTCCGAGGCCCCCTTTGACCGGTAAAGACTGAGTTGCTAGCATTACATTAGGGGTCAACTTGTTGCAAGAACAGACAATCTTTTTCCACAGCGGACATTCTTCCTTTGAAAAcggccaccaccacttaaacaatagTGCTGTATTTCTAAGCAGTATATCTCCCACCCCAAGCCCCCAGCCTTTTTCGGAGCCTGGACCAACTCCCACTTGACCAACGGTATGCCATAGGTTCCGTCCTCTTTGCACCACATAAAGTTCCTTTGTAAAGCAATCAGCTTGTTCGCCACCGCTCGTGGCATCTTATACAAACTTAGGTAATAAATGGACAAGCTATTTAGTACCGATTTGATGAGGACAAGCTTACCTGCTTTATTCAAAACCTTCACTTTCCATAAACTGAGCTTCTGTTCTACCTTATCTATGATTGGTTTCCAAGTCTTTACCAACTGTGGATAAGCTCCTAAAGAAACCCTAAGGTATTGAACAGGCAACTCTGTCTTTTGGCACCCCAGTAGACCATACGCATGATCAATCCATCCTTGCTCACAGTTCGCCGGGATCAGATTCGACTTATCAAAATTAATGCTCAGCCCAGACATCAGCTCAAAACATCGCAACAACCTCTTATAGTTTACAATTGTTTCCGTCTCTGGCGGGCAGAATAAAATTGTGTCATCTGCGAATTGTAGGTGCGACAGTTCCATATGATCTCCCCCTACCAGTAACGGCGCTATGCGTCCGTTCCTGACGGCTTCCCCCAGCATCCTATGCAAAACATCAACAACAAGTACAAATAGAGGTGGAGATAGGGGGTCTCCTTGTCTTAGTCCCCTTTCCATTTTGAACGTTTTTGACGGTGTCCCGTTTACCAGTACTGACATAGTAGCCGTGGTAACACACTCCTTTACCCAATTCCTCCACCTTTGGCCGAAACCCATCTTCTGTAGCACAATATCAACAAAACTCCATCTTAGTCTATCAGAAGCTTTTTGAAAATCCAGCTTGATGATAGCCGCTATCTTCTTTCGCGCCTTCAGCCAATGAACTGTCTCACAGGCTATGAGTGCTCCATCATGAATTTTCCTACCATTTACAAACGCAGTCTGAGTCTCTCCTACCAACCCCGGCATCACGGACCTCATCTTCATCACCAACACCTTTGAAATCACTTTATACAAACATCCCACCATACTAATCGGCCTAAAGTCCTTCACCTCCTTTGTACCTTCAAACTTTGGGGCTAATGTCACCCAAGTTACATTCGCATCCGTAGGTAACTGAGCATTTCGGAAAAATTCTAGTACAGCTGCAATGAATTCCGGACCAATGTCTTCCCAGCAAttctttatgaagttcatatTATACCCACTCTCTGGGGCCTTGAACGATCCACAGTCCCACACTGCCTCCCTAATTTCCTCTTCTGATGGCAAGACCTCCAAAGCTACAGCCTCATCTGATCTCTACTAATCTGTTTCACCAACCCATCCCTGACACCAATCCTCGGAGCATATTCCTGGTGATATAACTCCTTGTAAAACCCCCTAATGGCCCCTTTAATCCTTGCCTGATTTCGCACAAGTCGTCCATGTACCATCAGAGCCTCAATCCTATTAGACCTTCTTCTGGCTGAGGCAATGGTATGGAAGTATCTGGTATTCTTGTCCATGTCGGCTGCATGCTGAGACCAAGACATCTGCTTCCAGTGGATTTCCTTCCTGATGTACCATTTTTCACAGAagttcactagcatttttcttctAGCCTCCGTTGTACCATCATATATCTCATGACTCACTAAATTGTCCAGCCTTGTGATTTCCACCTCAAACGTCACTAGTCTCTTATCCGTGTCCCTAAAGATATTTTTGTGCCATTGCCGCAGAGGTCCTGTTAAAGCCTTCAGTTTTCACATGAACTGAGCATCTCCCAAGCTTCTCCATTCAGTTTTCAGCATACTTAGAAAACCCTCATGCGTAAACCAGGAATCTAGGCTTCTGAACGGTCTAGGGTCCTTTTTAATCTTGTACCTTCCACAATCAACGGGCAGTGATCAGACGACCCCCGCGGACCACCTTTTAGCCTAATGTCCGGGAACTTCTCAGCCCACTCAACATTGACCAGAACCCTATCAATCCGACTACATGACCGACCCCGAAACCATGTGTATTGTCAATCATTAAGAGGTAAATTCATCAGCTGCATATCATGCACCCACCTCTTAAACTCATCCGACGACGCCGGCAAGCTAGTCACCCCTTTTCGCTCCTCTATTTGCAGAATTTCATTAAAGTCCCCTAAAAAATAGAACGGAACCTGACACAAATTCGCAACATAACTCAGTTCTTCCCACACCTCTTGCTTCTCCTCCCTCCCATGTGCTCTGTGCACCAAACAAAAAGCACAAAGGAAGTTGGTACTCTAACCCATTTTTTTTCGGATAATTAATAAGTGTTTCAATTTGAAATGATAGAGGCAAAATATTCTGTAGTATTTTTTCGAATATAGTCTAAAGGGTAAGggaattattttttctaattaggAGAGTAGATTGAACAATCCCAATCCAATCCTAGAAATAATCATTAGATTAAGGTCTTGTGTAGTTGTGTGTAATGAAATCGAGTTGCTATATGTATAAGACGCAATTCGAATCTTTGACACTTGTTTAAACGAATGAGTGAATTGACCACTCTGATTTATCCAAGTTGATTTAACGCAAATTAAGTTTTaaacttttcttatttttttggtCAGAAGTCTAAAcagttaattttaacattttaaaatggTTATCTTTTTGAGTAGTTACTTTTTCCGAACTCTCAATAAACTTCAATTAAGTGCGGGCCCAAGCCAAAATTAAGATCAATGTTTGGGTGGGTGAAAATAGCCCCACTAGTGCTTCATCAAtgttacaataatttaaaaatttcaaaaacaaggta harbors:
- the LOC140178771 gene encoding uncharacterized protein, producing the protein MGDFNEILQIEERKGVTSLPASSDEFKSRIDRVLVNVEWAEKFPDIRLKGGPRGSSDHCPLIVEGPLRQWHKNIFRDTDKRLVTFEVEITRLDNLVSHEIYDGTTEARRKMLVNFCEKWYIRKEIHWKQMSWSQHAADMDKNTRYFHTIASARRRSNRIEALMVHGRLVRNQARIKGAIRGFYKELYHQEYAPRIGVRDGLVKQISRDQMRL